From the Winogradskyella forsetii genome, the window AATATTGAATATATAGTCTGAAATGAGATTCATGCCTTCATAATTCAACTTTTCAGAATCATCACTTGGCTTGTGGTAATCTTCGTGCTGACCAGTAAAAAAATGCAACACCGGAATATCAATTAAATAAAAAGACGTATGATCACTAGGTCCTACGCCACTTTCGTTTTCAACTATTTTGAATTTATCGTTATTCGCTTTCAAAGTTTGTTTAAACATTGGTGAGGTTCCTGTGCCATAAACAGCCAACGTGCTGTCGGCTTTCATTCTGCCAACCATATCCATGTTTATCATGTAGTTGATGGATTCGGCTTCAATCGTTGGGTTTTTTGAAAAATAGTTAGACCCTAAAAGTCCCATCTCCTCACCAGAAAATGCCATAAACAAATAGTTATTGTTGTCTTTTATTGCAGAGTTATTATTCAGCGTTACTAATCGGCTTGCCAAGTTTAAAAGCACCGCAACGCCACTTGCATTGTCATCTGCGCCGTTGTGGATGGCTTTTTCCTTTTCTCTAAAAAGTGACCCTTCGCCTCCAAACCCTAAATGGTCGTAATGTGCTCCAATAACGATGGTGTTTTTAGCCTTATTGTCAATAAAACCTATGACGTTTTGACCAGTAATTGTACTGTCTGCATTCGTTGTAAATTCTACTTCGCTATGTGGATCTGTCTTGGGTTTAAACGAAAATGATTGTAAAAACCCTTCTGTTCCTTTGGGCTGAAGTCCAATAGCTTCAAATCGTTTCAC encodes:
- a CDS encoding M28 family peptidase → MKKLVFLSVLIGLLSCKNEPKVAENKIKEDVTFLADDKLEGRQTGTNGEVLASEYLVKRFEAIGLQPKGTEGFLQSFSFKPKTDPHSEVEFTTNADSTITGQNVIGFIDNKAKNTIVIGAHYDHLGFGGEGSLFREKEKAIHNGADDNASGVAVLLNLASRLVTLNNNSAIKDNNNYLFMAFSGEEMGLLGSNYFSKNPTIEAESINYMINMDMVGRMKADSTLAVYGTGTSPMFKQTLKANNDKFKIVENESGVGPSDHTSFYLIDIPVLHFFTGQHEDYHKPSDDSEKLNYEGMNLISDYIFNIIRDLDDNGELAFRKTKNESEETPRFKVGLGVVPDYLYDGKGMRIDGTREDTPAFNAGLQKGDVVLKLGDSTITDMMSYMRALSVFDNGDEADITVKRGEKNIETKVKF